The DNA segment CCCGAGGACGATGGCACTCTTTTTTCAGTAAACGCGTGCATAATTCAGGCTAGTCATAGGGATCCACCGCGGAATCCAGAGCACCCCTGTTAACCGAAGACATCTCCATCGCGGAAAACCAGATCCCTATTTATCATCGAGAAGACTTGATCCCCCTCTTAGCTCCGTCTTTCAATCTGCTTGATCAGGTCATTGAAAAGCAGGCGGTGAAATGGCAGGAATAGGTACCAGTATATCTCGCCCCAGAGACCATGCGGAAAGTAATGGGCGGCGACTGACAATCTTCTCTTCCCCTCGCCAGTCTGTATGAGTGGGGCGTGGCCGACCCCCTCTCCTTCCTGGATATTGAATTCCAGCCATGCCCGCCCGGGGAGCTTCATTTCCGCCCGGAGCAGAAGGCGCCGATTCATCTGAAGATCCTCTGTGCGCCAGAAGTCTATTACGTCATTGATCTTCAAAGTTGTCTGGCTCCTCCGGCCGCGAGAGGTTCCTACGCCTAGCAGAATTCGGTCAACCGCTCCGCGCAGCCGCCACATCCAGTTGTTGGAGAACCAGCCCCCTCTGCCCCCAACTTTGCAGATGGATTGAAAGAGTGCAGAGGCGGCCTTCTCCGTAACCAGCGAGTAAGAGGCAGTGAACTTGGGGACCTCCTTGCACTCATGGAGTCTCAATGCCAATTCGTGAGCAGGTGGATAAGCGTCAGACCAGCGGGTACGTATGTCATCCTGTTCTACGCGATTCATTGTTCTGATAATGGCCTCTTTATGGCCTAACGGCTGGAATGGCAGTAATTGTCGAATGGAATTATCCTGACAGACGACCTCATTCTTCAGACCTTCAATCAAACAGCGCGTTATGTGGTCTGGAACCGGCGTCAGGAGGCTCCCCACGTAGGAATAGAACCGAATGTTGGAAACCATGAACGGGACAAAAAGTCTCTTCTTGTTCATCACTTTGGCACGAATCTTCAACATGTCCTCATAGGTTAGGACATCATTACCCCCGATATGAAAGGATTTGCCGGCTGCTTCAGGCGTTTCCAGGACCCCGACCAGATACCTGATTACATCGCGGATGGCAATGGGCTGGCATCTTGTCTTTGCCCAGCGCGGGATGGGGATTATGGGGAGTCTTCTTACCAGATGTTGAATAATTTCATCCGAGGCGCTTCCGGACCCGATGATGATCGCTGCCTGCAGGATTGTCACGGGGACTGTTCCTTGCTTCAGCTCCTCGGCTACGTGGATTCGACTCTGCAAATGAGACGAAAGCTGGGTCTGAGTATCGCCAAGTCCTCCAAGATATATAATCCTTCTGACCTTCTTCTCTTCCGCAGCCCTTCGGAAATTCGCGGCCGCCTTTATGTCCGCTGATGCAAATCCTCTCGGCCCCAGAAGCAACGAGTGAATCAAATAATATGCAGTGTCGACACCTTCCAGGGCCTCTCTCAGACGGTCGATTTCAAGTGCATCGGCAACAGCGATCTCCGCCTCCGGCCAACGCTCCTTATATACAGGAGATGCTGCTCTTACCATTACTCTGACCCGGTATCCGCGGGCCAACAGCTCCGGAACCAATCTTCCCCCGATGTAGCCGGAAGCACCTGTCACTAACACTTTCCCAATTCCTTTTTGCGGTCTTGAGGGGAGATCATGGCAGAAGAGGTTTTCATTTTCCCAGGGTCGCTTGGAGGAATTGCTGCCAATGGAATGATTCGACATGAGCAGTCTAGAGGGAAACCGGACTATGCGTGTTTCATGTGCCTTGCGAAAACTTCACATCTCCGGCATGTAACAATTTTCTTGGACCAGTTATCCCGGGGCTTGCCCCGGCATATCGTGCCGCAGATGAACCAGCAGAGATGGCCGGCGTTGAATTCCCACGCAGGGCAGGTATCTCGAGTCTTAGGGGGACAGCCGCGAATTTCCCAGCAAGGACGAGGCCGCTTGCGGGTTCCAATCTTAAGGGCGCCTAGAAAGAGCACCTGGCGCTCCACGTGCACCGGTATCTTTCTCCAACCTTGCTCAAAGCTTTGAATTGCCTTGACGGATGTTCCCAGGAGTTGCGCCATCTGTTCTTGGGTTTTCTCAAGTTTTTGGCGGAGAACCTGAAATTCTTTGCTGTCCATTTTTGTTCCTCTCCTCGGGGAAGATGTAAGGATCCGTTTGTCGAGAAGATTTTGCTTGACGCATAGTACCACGTTGTGGTACTTTTGTAAAGCTTTTTCCATTGTGCCAAAAAATCTATCAGAACGTCGTCCCCTTGCCGGGGATCTTCTTATCTACCCTAAAGGAAGACGACTGCTGTTGCAATCAATTGAAGAGGGGGCCTGATGAATAAGCATCTAACCTTTTTTCCGATTCTGGTCTTTTTATGGGCAGCTTTTCTCCCGGCAGAAGTCCGAGGAGGTAACGGTGTTCTCGGGGTGGAAGTCTGCAGAGGCTGTCATGAGGACCGCTACGCAAACTATTCGATGTCCACACACGCCCAAAAAGGAATCCCGAATAGTCCAGCCAGCAAGGATGGGTGCGAATCTTGCCACGGGCCGGGGGCTGCCCATGTGGAGAAAAGCGGCGAAAGAGGCGTGGGGATATTTATTTT comes from the Candidatus Eisenbacteria bacterium genome and includes:
- a CDS encoding SDR family oxidoreductase; translation: MLVTGASGYIGGRLVPELLARGYRVRVMVRAASPVYKERWPEAEIAVADALEIDRLREALEGVDTAYYLIHSLLLGPRGFASADIKAAANFRRAAEEKKVRRIIYLGGLGDTQTQLSSHLQSRIHVAEELKQGTVPVTILQAAIIIGSGSASDEIIQHLVRRLPIIPIPRWAKTRCQPIAIRDVIRYLVGVLETPEAAGKSFHIGGNDVLTYEDMLKIRAKVMNKKRLFVPFMVSNIRFYSYVGSLLTPVPDHITRCLIEGLKNEVVCQDNSIRQLLPFQPLGHKEAIIRTMNRVEQDDIRTRWSDAYPPAHELALRLHECKEVPKFTASYSLVTEKAASALFQSICKVGGRGGWFSNNWMWRLRGAVDRILLGVGTSRGRRSQTTLKINDVIDFWRTEDLQMNRRLLLRAEMKLPGRAWLEFNIQEGEGVGHAPLIQTGEGKRRLSVAAHYFPHGLWGEIYWYLFLPFHRLLFNDLIKQIERRS
- a CDS encoding transcriptional regulator, whose amino-acid sequence is MDSKEFQVLRQKLEKTQEQMAQLLGTSVKAIQSFEQGWRKIPVHVERQVLFLGALKIGTRKRPRPCWEIRGCPPKTRDTCPAWEFNAGHLCWFICGTICRGKPRDNWSKKIVTCRRCEVFARHMKHA